The Lysobacter panacisoli genome includes a window with the following:
- a CDS encoding proprotein convertase P-domain-containing protein, translated as MESPVTVSGRSGNAPTNASVTVAIVHTYQGDLKVDLVAPDGSLYNIHNRTGGSTDNVNKTVTLNLSSEPLNGTWKLRVNDNAAGDTGYINSWSVTF; from the coding sequence GTGGAAAGTCCGGTCACGGTGTCGGGTCGCAGCGGCAACGCACCGACCAACGCGTCGGTGACGGTCGCGATCGTGCACACCTACCAGGGCGACCTGAAGGTGGACCTCGTCGCACCGGACGGCAGCCTCTACAACATCCACAACCGCACCGGCGGCAGCACCGACAACGTCAACAAGACGGTCACGCTGAACCTGTCGAGCGAGCCGCTCAACGGCACGTGGAAGCTGCGCGTCAACGACAACGCGGCCGGCGATACCGGCTACATCAACAGCTGGAGCGTCACGTTCTGA